The Rhizobium oryzihabitans genomic sequence GGGCAGATGGGCGGGCAAGGCAGCGGTGAGACGGGAGACGATGCCTTCGGCAATCAGCGTATCGGTCTCGAAGGGCAGGTGCGGTCCATGCTGCTCATGCGCACCCAGAGGCAGCACGGAAATTACACCTGTTGCGCGAAGATGCGGGTCTGTTACGTTTTCGTCGTGATATTGCGTGTATGAGTTTGGCATCTGGCAGTCCGCACGTGCATTCGGTAAGGATTTCCAGCAACATATATCGGTTCCGCCACAGGGTAAAAGGCACTCGCATATGAGCAAGGATAAAACTGGGCATAAGGACAAGGGCGCGAAGAAGGAAAAGAGCGGCAAGAAGGTAAAGGACGCCAAAAAAAGGGATGAGAATTTCAACCCTGAGGAACTGGCGCAATCCATCACCCAGGCCGCCCGCTCCATGCGCACGGCGCTGAGCCACAGCCTTGCCGAAAGCGGCCTTTATGCCGGGCAGGACGGCGTTATCCTGGCGCTCGCGCAGGAAGGCAGCCTGACGCCCGGGCAGATCGCCCAGAAACTCGGCGTCAAGGCGCCGACCATGACGCGCACCATCGGCCGCATGGAGGCCCAGGGCTTCGTGGAGCGCAGCGGCGACGACGAGGATGGCCGTGTCACGCTGGTGAAGCTGACGGAGGCGGGGCTGAAAAGCGTCGAGCATATCAATGTTTCCATCGCCAATTGTGGTGCACGGGCGATAGAAGGGCTTTCGGCCAAGGATATCAGGACCGTGGTTAAACTTCTCAAGGCGATCGACACCAATCTTCAATAATTTTGTTGAAATTTTTAAAATAAAACTCTGTTTTGTGGGTATCTCTTAAACGGGTTGCGGATTTTGTTTAAATTGTTTAATTGCAATTTAAACAGATACGTCGTCAACGACATGCGTTTGGGAGGAATGCCGTGGCCCAAAAGGTCAAACTGTCCACGATCGCCGAAAGTCTCGGTCTTTCGACCGCCACCATTTCCCTTGCATTGCGTGACAGCCCGCTGGTTGCCTCCGACACGCGCGACAAGATCAAGGAACAGGCGCGGGCGCTCGGTTACATCTACAACCGCCGGGCGGCCAGCCTGCGCACCTCGCGCTCCGGCATTGTCGGCGTGGTGTTCCACGATGTGATGAACCCCTTCTACGGCGAAATTCTGAAAGCCATCGAAAGCGAGCTGGACCGCAGCCGCCAGACCTTCATTCTTTCCAACCACTACGATTCGGTGGAGAAGCAGCGCACCTTCATCGAAACGCTGCTGCAGCTGGGTTCTGATGGCATCATCATGTCGCCCGCCATCGGCACGCCGATCGAGGATATGACGCTGGCCGAGGAAAACGGCATGCCCGCCATTCTGGTGGCCCGTTCCATGGATGGCGTCGATATGCCGACCTATCGCGGCGACGACAGCTACGGCATTTCGCTGGCGACAAATCATCTGATCAGCCTTGGCCACCGCACCATCGCCATGGTTGGCGGCACCGACCAGACATCCACCGGCCGTGACCGGTATCAGGGTTATGTCAATGCGCTGCGCAAGGCGGGTATCGAGGTCGATCCGAACCTGCGTATTCCTGGCCCCGCTCGAAGCAGGGCGGTTTCGAGGCGGCCGTACATTTCCTCTCCCTGCCGCAGAAGCCCACCGCCGCCGTCTGCTGGAACGATCTCGTCGCAATCGGCCTCATGAACGGCATTTCGCGTGCTGGTCTGGTGCC encodes the following:
- a CDS encoding MarR family winged helix-turn-helix transcriptional regulator, with translation MSKDKTGHKDKGAKKEKSGKKVKDAKKRDENFNPEELAQSITQAARSMRTALSHSLAESGLYAGQDGVILALAQEGSLTPGQIAQKLGVKAPTMTRTIGRMEAQGFVERSGDDEDGRVTLVKLTEAGLKSVEHINVSIANCGARAIEGLSAKDIRTVVKLLKAIDTNLQ